Part of the Primulina huaijiensis isolate GDHJ02 chromosome 15, ASM1229523v2, whole genome shotgun sequence genome is shown below.
gtgataaatttaaatgatttttggtgtttgacaagaGTTGACAGATCAAAAGGTTTTACAACTCAATGGAGGCCTCAAATTTTGATGCtttaaatcaaaacatttcAACTCATTGGGAGAAAAAAAAGGTAGCTTAATTCGGTCCCTTGATTTTTACTAATCTTTTGATTTTCAAGAATCTGTGTTTTATATCCGATTTTTAGCCAACAAGATGAGATTTCACGTAATCTAATTTTAGGATAAAAGATATCGATGTGATAAAAACCATCATTTAGTACATAAAATGACACTAAACAACCATACAATACTATTTATGTTTCTTATAATGTATATACATAACGAatattgataattaaaaaaatctattttttagcctatttctgaaaaatattgtttttatttgttaaaaaactATTGATCGTTTTGTAACAAAAATTGGTCCCATGATATAATAATTCTGATCATAATTCTGCTATACAATTGTTCGGTGTTTTCTTTCgtaacatataaaaagatgtCTCCCACTGAGACAATActctaaaaattaatattcacatGGTTTCGGTCTTTTCTGTCttcacctcaaccaaatttcaaCCTTTTTAATGTAATAACACAATTCTAGTTCGAGAAGGGAGCTGAAAATAGCCACATTCTTGAAAagaattattaatattattgagCACAAAGAACTTTGCTCCTCCGCCACAAAATCgaccatttttatttttataatgttCGATTTACGAATTATATTTGTGGATGAAATTCAAGAATAGGCGCTTTAGTTTATTTCTTGGATATCGAAAATATAAGACGCTGATCGAGTGCGATAAAGATTAAACCCTGACAAGCATTTAATTAGTGTTCATTGGACAGAAGCATCATTGCAAGGCAGCAAGCAAAATATATTTTGGCCTTTAATATTGGACAAGATCTAAACAGTAGACTCAGCCCAATTTTTTCATAGCAATTAAGTATTTTCAACATCGAATAATTATCAATATTACCTAAATCTATGATCTTGATCAGTAACTGTTAGTTGTCTTACGTCGGTTAGATCAAATTTTTGAGACTGTGTATGTATAGATTTGAACAATCATCATCCCTTTGAGCTAAATtttctcaatcttaacatgatattaGCAATCTCGACAGAGAGACAAAGTTGCATCTTACCATGAACCAAGATAATTTGATATAATGAACACTCAGCATGAAAATCTATGTAAACATCGACTGAAATCACGTCCGTCAATGCCTGATAATCAATTGGCGTGAGTGAGTAAGTCTCTCCGAAAACGTGCATATAAAGTAAGGAACAAAGAATAAGTAACGTATAAAAAAGAAGAGGTAATAATTTCATCCATTTAAATAAATTCCGTATTTGCCTGTCCAAGGCTACCTGAGTTATATAATTAATGAACTTAGCAATaagatcaattaattaattggtaCACGCAATTTTTGGGGTTGTGAGTGAAGTTCTATTCAGACTGCTGCAGAATGGACAATTTCTTTTCTTATGAAATGATGTTCGATCAGTAATTTAATGAACAGCCACTGTTACACCTATATATCACATCGCCACAATCAATTTCACTTcccattaattaaaaagtaaagTATAtagcttaaatttaatttctttttataaaaactacgcttgagaatttgttttttttttgaaaaaaaaaaaacaaattcataATCCCAAAAGATCAGTTAATTGAGATCGATCGATGTatggttttatttttaacacCAACGTCGATTTTGATGagaaatttcatatatttaaagaatatatatatcacaacacAACAAAtatacatgcatatattattaaatatttgaaaaattatataaacttgaattaatataaaattaaattaccaagAACAATCAAAGATATCACGGGTAAGAGAAAGGACAATCAATAAGTTGGACAAACAAGTCGTATCAATATTAATTGATTGCCTTATtaaattgcattaaaatgtatagCAACTACACATacttttttttgaatttgaataagCAACAAGTACATTTTCAAaccctaaattaatttttcatattCCAATGTTTAGACATGTATATCttccaaaattaatttaaaattacataattaCCGATTCTTTGCATAAATTTGTTGTTTTATTATTCAGTGAACTCGTGAGAAAATATTAACAgtttctaaattaaattaaattaaaaggagttattttataataatattcgggataattataattataataataaattagcTCGTAACGAGCAACTGATAGATACATAGCAATATACATCAAACCCCGTTACAGATAGTCTGCAATAATTCTAGATTCTAAATTTAGACGATTTCATCATGCATGCATGAGAATCTTTCATTAATATTTAATCTAGTCGAAATCGAAATTCAGGGACATCACGTGACTTCCACGTCCCGTGCAAGTTTGGAGACGAAGAGGCATTCGGCCTAATAGAGGAAACCCCATTCCAGATCTCCGTGAAAGCTCTAACAATTATTCCGTGATAGTACGGAGAATTCAGCTGCAAGAAGCAGTTCAGAAGCTCTTTCAGGTCATCTTTAGCGTAAATCTGCTTCTCCAGGATCATCTGCAGCATGGAGTGGCGGAAATCAAGATACGGATCGTCGGAATCTTTCTCCACCGCCACACTCTCGCCGCCGATTCTGCCGAAGCCCTGAACAGCCTTCAGGCTCTTGATTTCTGAGTCGGTGTCGGAGGATGAGGAATAGAGTGACCGAGGGGTGTTGAAGACGGAAGAGAAGGTTGTGGTGGTGGTGTTCCATGAGCTGGGGGAGGCGCCGGAGCAGGAGGAGGAGTTCTGTGGTCTACGGATTTTTGGGCTGTGGAGTATGGACGAGATTTTGGGCCTTCTGCAGGTGCTGATGCAGCCTAAATCTACAGTGACTGAATTGAGAATGAAGTTTTTCTTGACTTTAGACATTGCAGATATGAACAGTGGCggaagaaaataaaagatggTTTTTTTGTTGTCTGTGAATCTCAGGGGAGCCGAggagtgtgtatatatatatatatctcttttcttttataaaaaaaaaatttttgccTTGTTATTAATTTGaagaattttaaatattttttaaacaacaaataaaatttcatattccaatataatagtattttttttttaacaaaattgaaGCGGAAGCCTAAAAGACATTTGAAACTCATGTTTGCTTAAGCAGCCTTTTAACCAACTTTCGCATCAAAACAGTACTTTTTTATTTCTGCAAAAAATAccttttttaaaagatatttttgataaaataactttttataTCCAAATTCACACTCAAGTTTAGCTACGGTTTATTAATTAGACATAGTAtatgatgatttttattaattacgAAATCGCATTTTAATCTTAATTAAATGCTAATACATATATGGTTACAATTCTTGAAATTTGTTTGGGCTTCAATCGGTACTTGGGCCACTAGCGAGAAGCGCATCGGCTACCGAGTCCAGGTCTTGGGGGAAAAACACCCTGCACGCACATTAACCAATCcgttccaaaaaaaaattactacgAATAATTCAATCATAATATGTTGAGAAAGCACAATTTGCAGTTGTGAAAAAAGAAATGAACTACGCTACTTGCAGATAAATTCTACACTATCTTTCAACCACAGCTTCCGTCATGTGAATCTTTGTGTTTTACGAGAAAGCCACCCCATCCCCACCCTATGTTTCAAGGAATCAAAGGCTGAGATTTTACCACGTTATACTGGACGAAAAACACTCGATGTCTTATAGACTATGCCTAATGTTTTAGTGTCAAGATTTATGTTCCACAGTGATTGCTTCGACGAGGAATCAGACCCATGGCTTAGTATTTGTTAACAATTTTAGTATTGAAATTCTGgtaatgttaaaatttatagcTACTATAGATCAC
Proteins encoded:
- the LOC140960287 gene encoding transcription repressor OFP6-like, whose amino-acid sequence is MSKVKKNFILNSVTVDLGCISTCRRPKISSILHSPKIRRPQNSSSCSGASPSSWNTTTTTFSSVFNTPRSLYSSSSDTDSEIKSLKAVQGFGRIGGESVAVEKDSDDPYLDFRHSMLQMILEKQIYAKDDLKELLNCFLQLNSPYYHGIIVRAFTEIWNGVSSIRPNASSSPNLHGTWKSRDVPEFRFRLD